One Vitis vinifera cultivar Pinot Noir 40024 chromosome 15, ASM3070453v1 genomic window, ATATACATAGCAGATGAAACAAGAACTACTCACAGCATCCACTGAAGCTTCAGCTGGGCCCCTAAAATAATTCAGCGACCCCTCAATAAGGCGACGATAACCTTGTTCAGGGGCAATCAAGTGTGGTTGGTAACCATCTGCCTCTGAAACAATTTTCCGTACATTCTGCAGAGAAAGATGTCGATCAAATGGAAGTTTCCTCAAAGCAGCAGGGAGCTGGTTGTCAAAAACTCCATAAATCCTATCACCTCCTGGTCGTCTGAGATTACAAAAGAACCCCAGAAGTATTAGAAAACAAGTTATAAGCATATACATACACTTATACATATCAGCAAAAACTACTGAGGTTTAATAAGCCTGGGATCAGAAGCAATTTGTCTGATTTATGTAAATTACGCCATCAACCGGCATCATTCCACCATCTAGCATGCATTGCTTGAGTGCATCAGTCCTGCAACTAAAGGAGGTTTGAATCCAGATGCCCAACTAAGATCAATATAAGAGATTGATTCAAACCTGAGTGAGTCTggataaaaaaatctcaatccaATCCTCACTTGGTTGGGACAAGATTGTGGCCTTGGGCAAGTTGATCCAGCTTAAGCATCATCTTTTGTGTTTGCATTGCATTAAGCATATATTATTAAGAGCTATAAACTGATAAGTGTAAAATTTTGTCATTGTTACAAGGATAAGCTTGATTATGATAGGATTTAACCCATGGCCCCTAAATTTAACTTGTACACTAAATGGATCAATTTCAACAGTTATCTTAAGTGTCAGCTGAGACTTTGCTGCCTCTCCACCAAGGATATTTAGAATTTCAAACACAAAGAACAATTTAGTCAAGAACCACACAGCTTCCTTGAATAGAGTTCAATGCAAAGAATCAACTCAAGGATACATAATCAAAATCTACTTGGACCTAAaattgacaaatggaacaatatatcaaatatatatatatatatataaatagaagTATTTCAAATGTTTACCCTCCATCCAGATGCTCCTTGAATATACAGTCAAATGCACGGCAAAGTTCCAAGATAGTGTATAATTGGGCCTGAAAGTAACATCACGGTTAGTTACAACAGAAAAAatgtctcattattatttaattaaatgaagCATAAGCCACTCACCCCTGCATCAACAGCAATAGGCCTACCAAGATGGTCCATCTCTGACTCAAGTTCATCAATGCTTTTGTTTATTAAGGACGTGATACTGGGTATTCTAGCCCTGATTACAGTCTCCAAATGCTGAAACCAAATTCACTCATTCAAATGATACCCAATGTGCTTGTATACATAACGAAGAAGACCTCAAACGGACATACTACAAAGTTTACCTTTGAAAGAAGTTTTGCAAGATATTCGGAACCCATTTTACTGGCCAAGTGTCCATAATCTGGACTAGTTGCAAAATACTCACGCTCCTTGCGCCTTGCAACAATCATGTCCACATTTTTATTGATATCAGCTTGTGAGCGATTCACAATTCCAACCCAAGGATGTTGCAGCCGATAGGATCTTCCTTCAAGAACCTTCAAGCAAAAAAGAGGTGAGGAAGAAGAGCAATCAAAATTTCAGACATCTTGTTTGGCAGGAAACCATATGATTTAGAAATACTTTTCAATATGTAATCAGCATGAATAGAAAAAGACCACAACAAAACATGTAACCAAAAAAGTTTCACAtacagagaaagagagagagactcACCTCCAATGCATTTGTTCCTTTATCCATTAAATCCAGCTTTGTCAACACCCCAAATGTCCTTTCACCTGAGCACGGTAAAGGCAAACACTTGTTACGAAAGACAAAAACCAACTGACAAGGATGTCTTGTGAAATCTGAATAATACCTGAAGGATCCACTTCCCTAGCAAGTTTGATAGCATCGGATGTTGCTATGTCTTGATTGGCTGGAGATATTGCTAATATAATGCTGTTGGGCTGCAGAAACCATACCCATCAATTAGAGTGACAAATTAATGTACAAATTTAAGGGCTTCAGTTGAACCTGATAAATATCTATTATTCTCACAACATAAGAAATCAAAAGAAAACCACATGACATAAGTGATCACCCAACAAAGCCCTCCAACTATATAGTGTAAAAAACCACATGAAACATATACTGCACAAAATAAAACCTGCTTGACCACAATGGCAAGATGCCCTGAGCTTCAGCTGATAAGGGTAGAGGCTTATGAGACAGTAGCTAAGCAATACAAAAATGCAAAAACAGTTGGATATGTGATTCATATAAGGAGTGTAACAATATCAGCTACAAAAGAAGCCATATCAACAGTAGCAGGCAAATGACAGCCCACATAAAATTCCTGACTGATGATGAAATTGCTTTCTAACTGGTGGATCCATCAACCTAATCCCACGCATACCATCGTTCAGAGAAGAAGTGTTGGAAAACAAAGCTAAtccatttctttcattttgctCATGAGGATGATAGTGCCAAGGTTTTGCAAGAATTTGGTGACCATATCCAACAGCTTACAGGATACCCTTGTTCATTGGTTACTGGAACTGTAAaaccagagagagagagggagagagaagatGGAGTGTGTGGTTGGTCcatacatatttaatttaagaaaCTACTATCTGTTCACCAAAAACATGGTACactttcaattaaatgaaaaagtaaagagatataACTTTCCACAATGAAAGGAAGCCGCCAGAACAAAAACTCAAGCATTATGCCCCATATTTagcattttttaaagaaaaaaaatgcattattaCCTTCTCCACATAACTCCTAACCATGTTTTCAATGTCTTCAACAATAGTTTCAGGCTGTCCCTCTGCAAAGAACAAAATCTTTAATCAGTAAAGGACGAAAATATCtaactcaaaaatcaaattcataacTAGTAACTAAATACAATACATACCCACAGCAACCTTTGTTAAACCAGGTAAATCAATCAAGGTTAAGTTGACAACTGCCAAATAGAGAGAATCACAAAATGGTGTCAGAGTAGAACAAGGACATTATCAGTTCCTGAAGATGCAATCAGAAGATTTAACCATTCCTACCAACTTCATTTCAcgtattaaatgataaaaaaattggtagaaaGAAGAATAAATACAAGCAGgggaaaaataaatggaaaaaattcttcaccaaaataaaaatacctaaaaattattgaaggtGTCAGATTCATTTTTGTGACATCAAAGCTATTCCCTTTAGGAATGATACTAGATATTCATTTTTAGAGTCATAAGCACAGGAACCTGTTTCTCAAAAGTTTTGAGCTAATTGATaatagtgaagaaaaaaatgcatgtgATGAAGTGACATTACAGTCAGATTTTCTTTCCATATGGTAATTCACTGTGAAGCCATATTATTATTTAACATTTCAACCCAAGTATTCAGAAATTAATGTTGCAAAATAACATACCATTTGGAGAGTAGATACTAAGATGAATAGGAACATTTGATATCTGTTTTGTCCTCCCAGTTATTCTATCAGTTTCATCCTGAATTTCTTTGCGAACCAGGGCTGCAGCAGAAAAATCAGATGTCAAAAAGTAAGCAACAGCCCAGCAGACTTTATAAATTACATGCAACAAAAACAATAACCAATGTTAAAGCAAGTATAAAAATCCTGATAATGCAAAATCATAACAACAAACTTTGCTATTTGTGAATAGTTgcccattgaaaaaaaaattcaaatgggCACACAAAGGTAGTAAACTGCTTCTATCTTATCATCATGTAAGTTCCAGCCACAATTTGAATTCTTGATGCATTCTTTAAattgtcttcttcttcctctttttttattttttggacaaggaaaatataaatacatattaACAAAAGGCACCTAACAGAAAAAGTGGTACAACCATATGCACGTGTCATATGCAAATCCacataaaaggtaaaaaaacatattaaaaaaaaaaaacaacaaatcacACTCTCCTAAACTATCCCGCCACATGCTATCTTGATGCactcttttattttcaatggtgcattcttaaTATTATAATGCAATTCTTAGTACATTGTATTACAATCTTCCCAATTCGAACACTTAAGGTACAGCATAAAGTTTTGATACGAACCTCACTCAAAATTTCAAGGTCCTTAGTTTTGGGCCATTATTTGCATTTCCTTTGCCTTTAACTAGAATTATTTGTGTCATCTCATTTGATTGGGATGTACATAAAAGGTTGAGAGATTCTTccatcaaataaaatagaaaaaaaaaaaatagaagaaactCAAGAGGAGGACAAGTATCCCTCAAGCTCAACAGGAGAAAAAGCTTTCCCCTTCACCAAGTTATCAGCATCCTACCTACCCAACCAAGATCTCCATGCAAAGGGGCAATTCACCAGTATGTAAATGTCAACACTATATCAGAGACACTAATAATATCTTCAAGATCCTTTCTCATACTGACACATCTGAGCAATTTCACCAACCATGATATTAGAAAACCCAATCATAGTCTTCTTTCAGGCTTCCCAACAAGGCCAAAATCCTTTGTATCAATGGCCAAACCCAACTCTCAATCTTCAATAAAGCTCAAAAGACTATCACTTCCTGAAAACAGACCAACACCCATCTTCAAGTTACTCACAGAGTAGACAAGCCTAAGGCACCTAATGAGCAAGGAGCCAACTCATCCCCTTTAGTTTATTTGGCATTCATGCCAATAGTAGTCTGACTATTAGATCTTTTCTTCCTAAGATTTGATGACTTTATTTACTTAGAAACTTGCTTGCACAAAACTTCTTACTTCTAGGCACTGTTATCAACTGCACACATAGGCAATAGATGGATGAGTACAAATATTCCTGCTCTCTCTTCATTCCTTTCtgacaataaaaaatcaaatccatCTATTTTTGACATGTTTACATGAATAAATGGAGATACGCATACATAGCCACCCAGGAAGTTattttgaatttgagttttctttttctctttctctctcttcttttttttttttttttttttccctgttttgAGATTACAATAGCTGCTAAAATTTCTTTGttctgtttgtttgttttatttaaatctttgtATAAAGGAAATTCGTTCACTTTGCAGAAAACTAGAGTTGCACAATTTCAATATCTTGTGTTATTGTGATTGAATTTGAATGTTTCTTTGTGATAAACACACATGTTAGTATATTAAAAGCTTTATTATGCAATTTGCAGTATTATTTGACATATCATCACATACACTCATGCACTTAGTTTTGACTTACCATGCCTAAATATGCTCTAAGCTCCAACATGAACCTAGGCTCTAGGACACTTAAGTGCCTTAATGTGCTTTGGATTTTCAACTACAATTTTGATAGGCAAGCAAAAAATGTATCCCTAACAAAAGACTAGTGCATTAAGGTAAATAGGAAGTATACTAAGCCCATCAAACAGCATAGCATAGAAAAAGAAGAGGTCCTCTCATCAGGCAGCACCCAACAACAAATCATCTATCTGTGTTTTAACAAATAAGTTCTTACAAAGTTTGTAACTGAAGTGAACTgaactttctattttctaagATTTCTAGTCTGTCAGAGTTCCAAATGTGCATTCTATGGGAAATATTGAATAGGTTGAAAGCCCAACAAGTGTGTAGATATTTTCTTGGTTATTCTTGTTTTAGGAAGGTTTTTGCCcacctaaaaaattttaagaagttAACAATCCTGGCATCTTGGTGAAAAACAAACTAGAGTTTGATTCCTGAAATTTTTAAAGTTCTAATGATTTTCAATATAAGGGATGATTTCCAAATGCTGTCCACAAGTTTTCACACAAAAAGCCATTCCTTTATTTAATCTTCTAGCTAAGAGCCCCAATCCAACCAAATCCAATGcttgttttagaaaaaaaaatgctcctGTTCCGATTCCTATAACCAAATTCCTCTAAATGGCAAAAAGACATTCAGAAGATATAAAACTACAACTAATGATTAAAAACTAAATcaccataaataaataaataaataaaactactGTGAAACTTATGCTTTCatcacaaataaataatgaaaagtgCAATATACATACCAAAATCAGTAAATCTCCGTTTTGGCAAGTGAAGGAATTCCGCATACTCCTGTTGTCCACTTTCTGTCTTGTGCAGCTGCAACACCAAAGGCCGCCTCGTCACAATACCTGCAAATCTCCATAATCACCTTCACTCAAACgtcacaaaaacaaaacaaaacaaaacgtCAACGACATGTAAAATCCAAAACAGAAATCTCCAAACCTGATCCCCTTGGAAGAAAATCTCGCCCCACGATGCTCTCCAAAACCGAAGACTTCCCAGAACTCTGATCtcaatcaaaacaaaacaaaattcaaaataataataatactaataataataataataataataataataataataataatcttcaaAATCGGGCTTTCAAAAGCAATAAGAGCAGCTTTAAAAACCTGTCCTCCAACAACAGCGACAGAGGGAAGCGCTTCCCATAGAGAAGAGAAGGTGTTGTCGCCACCGCCATAATCGCCGAGAACAGTACACGCTCTCTGGATCCGATTGACTAGTCCGATCAAGCTCTCCATGGTAGTCATCTTGGAGGAAATTCCGTAGATCTGACGCGCAAAACCCTAGAATTGAAAGGGGAGAAATAGATTTGACTTGAAATGAACGCCAAGTGAGGGGGAGAGACACGGAGTTGTGGTGCGAGTTCTATGTTCTAACGTCCAAGAAATTCTGGCTCTTTCGGCATCGGGAGAAATGTCTAAATGTCAGGGTCGGTGGAGATATCATACGCCAGGTGCGCACTGTTGTTTGTAATAGATGGCTGGtctacctttttcttttattctctcaCGCCGTCACgcgtttgaaattttgaattttgaaatgtttaccATCGCAGCCTCCGGGTGCACCCCTTTTTTAACTTCGCCACTAAGAGATGGAAGGCCActtttctggtttttttttttttttttttttctaattgattaTTAGTATCATTCCTGTTATTATAGTGTTAGGtttaataatggtttttttagaaaagtttttcttagagaaaaagaaaaagggaaaaatatatatatattttattactaaagaataaagtatttttaggtaatatcttttaattatattttatttattttttttaaattattaaataaataaaaataataattaaaaataaaataacatataaaagttattttttaaaaatataaaaagtaagcttaaaatattttaagttaccAAATGGGTTTTTTTTACAAAGAATATGAGCACGATTTTCAAAagctgttttttaaaattgttttttaaaatacttcctcagcaaaaaacattaaaatatatttgagaattaaaaaaatacataacatttatttttcttaaaactataaatatgatttttttcaaataattttttatttgctttcacTTATTTACTTACGACTAATTTaacaaatgtgaaaaataattgtagacatgaaaaaattagtggattaaattaccactaattaggtcttcaaaatgaataatttttttttttttttaaaaaaaagaaagatatctAAGTTTCCCTAATctccaaattattattattattatcttattggtaaaacagagaagaaaatttgttaaaatcaATTAACTAAATTCCttaattaagcaactaaaattcaagaatttgaaattcaaattttctatcTTTACTTATAAATAGAAGTGTTTTCTATCAAGAAAAATTCAGAAAGTAAAATCTtaaggagaaaatccaaaggcaACTTCGTACAGGAAAACTATTACACGCGTTCGTCGTCTTCCAAATTGTGATTAACTTCACCATTTAACAAGTTCATTTGGGAATAAGCCATTTGTGCCCCTCGATTGatcttcaaaatcaagaaaGCATCATCGTCGTCTTCCAGTGTAATCAAGGCAAAATAATTAgaggaaaaatattcttttgaaaagaatattattttttgaaattgtacctataatattttaatttcaataaatgttTTGTTCACgttatttttctatttgttttgctaattttgcaagaaatttgtgcatacaataattaaaaatagaatagtcaaataacatttatttttaaaacatactttaaaatatataaaaaaaaacatgttaaaaatatttcaaattttcaaacgaaatatttgagaataatttttaataacatttctCAAATCTATCTTCTCTTCCCAAAGTTATTTTaggtattaatatttttttcttcatatataattaatttcatgcataaaataaaattattaagttgacacaatttttataattattaccaTGATTCCAAAAAGAAATTAATCATTCGTCACAAAGGGTTGAATAAAAGAAGACAAATATATTAGAATAAACAAATGGCAAATAAATTTGGAGAGAGAGAGCAAGAGAGATTATGAATAGAAACTACATAATCACCGAatgcaggaaaaaaaaatgataagaatatgTTAACGAAGGAAAGACAATTAATGTCAAGAAATGTTTATAATAAGGGGAGAGAAAAACTCCATATTCACTTTATAAATGGTTAGTTGCCAAAAACacattggaatttaaattttattttaaattgataattaataaaagaaaattacataaaTCTTTCTTGAGATTTGACTATATTAACGCAATGTTTCTTGTATTATGGAATATCATATTGATTATATGTCTTAATAGTTATtagccacaaaaaaaaaaaaaaaaaaaaactaaaatatctcttatacaaaataattcaaattttcactCTTAGTTTATTCTCATCTAACTCATGCACAATTAAATACATCTCAATCAcattttaaatcaacaaaaaaaattaaaaccttaaCTTACACCTCTTTTGTCCTAAAATTTCTATAAATCCATCTATTGAAGCTCGAAACTCAAAAAGAAATggtatttaatttcttttgttttttggtctTTCAATTATACTTAATTGTGTAGGTATTGTCCATTTTGAGCTTAAAGGACTCTTACAACTTTAAAACACATGCACAAGACTAAGAGAAGGtcatacatatataatgttaaaaactttttcacttatccgatgtgggatatcataaTCTGTATGGCATGAGAGAAATGATGCATTACTATAGTTTATTCTTTCATTACCTTGACTAAATACACATCATTGATGGAGTTCGTTTATTCTAGGCTTTTGAATGATCAATTAGATTGAAATACTAAACATGGTGCTCTTATAGTGAATGTGAGTGTGAGACTTTACCTATTTTGTTTTAGGGTCCAATAATGAAATCAAAGCCAAATAGTAATAATGAATTAAGGCAAATGCTCATTGCCATGAGATAATTGACTGTCTACTTGGAAGTTGACATTAGAAATATGATGTGTGATGTCTCATGCTAGACTTTGGCTTTTAGAagctaaatcatcatcattgTTGAACCTTAACCTTCTTACATTCTACAAAAGGAAGCTAGACCTTCCATATAATGTTGtgaggatgaggatgatgagGAATTTTAGTGATAAAAACACTATTCCAAGGACCGATAAGCTTTGGTGATTTGTAGGGTACACACTTATCCAATATAAAGAGTTTAGAATAAAGAAAGTTTAGAGAATCATAGTGAAAAGTGAATGACTACTTGTTAGGTTATAACTTAATGAGGAAAATTTGTGTATAAGTAGGAACATGACATAGGAATACCAGTGTAACAAAATTTATCCTATGCTTGGTTCCtagaaatatgaagaaaaatatatgaaagagaaataaaaataaaaataaaaaaagtaaaaggaaaaaaatgaagggagataaaaaaataaatttaaagttagtgaattatttttatatactacttcaaacttcattatatttgattttttttttcatactttttatagtaaaattaaatatgagaaaatcatttttccttaACTCTGTATTTTTAGTACTAATTTTCTATACCAAATGTAGCATTAAGGATAAAGTTAAGGGAAAATAGAGTTGAAAGAAGGGTAATTGTTTGTCAATGTTATTACTTTCAAGGAAATATTGGGAGATTTTGGATCTAAGAGGGTTTGAGAAAGTGAGggttaaaaatagaaaaaattaggTTCAAAGAACAAAACCAAAGTATTAATGCTATATTGCTATAAAGgtcatgaaaatataaaaattgccTCAAAGATTAAACATTATAACATGTCCAAACTAATAGTCTAGTTCATCTTTCAATCAAAATTCTTGGCCTTGTACATGCATTAAAGGTTGAGTGATATTGCTTTGTACATTgtatttattttgcttataCAATTAATTGGACATCTATTTCACTAGGTTTTAATATAATGTGGAGGTTACATATGTATATATCATGAGTCACTTGACACTAACGTGCAACTTCTAATTTTTAGGGATGATATTTCATAATCATTATTGTACACCTTTGCCCATGCTTTGTATCTATAAGTGAAAAAGTCTTGTACATTAAATTATcgggttaattgattaaaagggataaaatcattctcaatttataaatttaacacttc contains:
- the LOC100266825 gene encoding phragmoplastin DRP1E; this translates as MTTMESLIGLVNRIQRACTVLGDYGGGDNTFSSLWEALPSVAVVGGQSSGKSSVLESIVGRDFLPRGSGIVTRRPLVLQLHKTESGQQEYAEFLHLPKRRFTDFALVRKEIQDETDRITGRTKQISNVPIHLSIYSPNVVNLTLIDLPGLTKVAVEGQPETIVEDIENMVRSYVEKPNSIILAISPANQDIATSDAIKLAREVDPSGERTFGVLTKLDLMDKGTNALEVLEGRSYRLQHPWVGIVNRSQADINKNVDMIVARRKEREYFATSPDYGHLASKMGSEYLAKLLSKHLETVIRARIPSITSLINKSIDELESEMDHLGRPIAVDAGAQLYTILELCRAFDCIFKEHLDGGRPGGDRIYGVFDNQLPAALRKLPFDRHLSLQNVRKIVSEADGYQPHLIAPEQGYRRLIEGSLNYFRGPAEASVDAVHFVLKELVRKSIGETQELKRFPTLQAEISAATGESLERFRDDSKKTVIRLVEMEASYLTVEFFRKLPQEVEKVGNPAGGNPAASTVDRYTEGHFRRIASNVSSYVNMVSDTLRNTIPKAVVHCQVREAKQSLLNLFYTQIGKKEGKQLSQMLDEDPALMERRQQCAKRLELYKAARDEIDSVSWVR